In a single window of the Tribolium castaneum strain GA2 chromosome 8, icTriCast1.1, whole genome shotgun sequence genome:
- the LOC103313455 gene encoding protein takeout, producing the protein MKRFILFLCFAFCENAKLPPNFQKCNRNQADLKECVLKAAQNGISQLTRAYDKINIPNLEPFEVPEVIVGQGSGTVAVDQNFKNCKFSGFYKMKLEQFEFDFDKKILHILGTFPDITKKCDYELDGKVLLLPIKGTGKSTVVLENLVADVVFPFEEY; encoded by the exons ATGAAACGTTTCATTTTATTCTTGTGCTTCGCATTTTGCGAAAACGCAAAATTAC caccaaattttcaaaaatgtaaccGAAACCAGGCCGATTTGAAAGAATGTGTGCTAAAAGCGGCCCAAAACGGCATCTCCCAATTAACACGAGCTTacgataaaattaatattccaAATTTGGAGCCGTTTGAAGTCCCGGAAGTGATTGTAGGGCAAGGGTCCGGAACCGTGGCCGTGgaccaaaatttcaaaaattgcaagTTTTCCGGCTTTTATAAAATGAAACTGGAGCAGTTCGA atttgatTTTGACAAGAAAATTTTGCACATACTCGGGACATTTCCAGATATTACGAAAAAATGCGACTATGAATTGGATGGGAAAGTGCTTCTTTTGCCAATCAAAGGCACAGGGAAAAGTACAGTTGTTTTAG aaaatttggtcGCCGATGTTGTTTTCCCCTTTGAAGAATATTAG
- the LOC100141899 gene encoding protein takeout, which produces MKLQLLVGFFLVLDFCSSVKLPSNFIKCDRKKPDFKKCGPESIHQAMRQMDKPTKELGIPSLSPLVIPSLSIAGGQGSVKLDQNYKNVHIYGITNLECSKFDVDFENKIIENECLYPEIRMVSDYNVDGKILILDIKGEGKGTITLEKVRILVKYNVEEYEKKGKKHFNVTHIELKMIPERVHFDLENLFNGDKKLSEHVLNVLNDNWREVYNDAKSSYEDAFGQITKDIFNKVLARVSISDMFGDE; this is translated from the exons ATGAAGCTTCAACTCCTTGTTGGTTTCTTCCTCGTTTTGGATTTTTGTTCAAGTGTTAAATTAC CgtcaaatttcataaaatgtgATCGCAAAAAACCGGATTTTAAAAAGTGCGGCCCGGAATCCATCCACCAAGCGATGAGACAAATGGATAAACCGACCAAAGAATTGGGGATTCCCAGCTTATCACCCTTGGTGATTCCCTCCCTGTCCATTGCAGGGGGCCAAGGGTCGGTCAAGTTGGACCAGAACTACAAAAATGTGCACATTTATGGCATCACTAACCTCGAATGCTCGAAATTTga TGTCGATTTTGAGAACAAAATCATCGAAAACGAGTGTTTGTACCCTGAAATTCGCATGGTTAGTGACTACAACGTCGATGGTAAAATACTAATTCTGGACATTAAGGGCGAAGGGAAGGGCACAATAACTTTGG AAAAAGTCCGAATTTTGGTGAAATACAACGTAGAAGAGTACGAAAAGAAAGGCAAAAAGCACTTCAATGTCACTCACATTGAGCTGAAAATGATCCCGGAAAGGGTTCACTTTGATTTGGAAAATTTGTTCAATggtgataaaaaattgtccGAGCACGTGCTTAATGTGCTTAATGACAACTGGAGGGAGGTTTACAATGACGCTAAAAGCAGCTATGAGGACGCTTTTGGGCAAATCactaaagatatttttaataaagtcttGGCACGTGTGTCGATTTCGGATATGTTTGGCGACgaataa
- the LOC103313474 gene encoding protein takeout, whose protein sequence is MKCFPSILYFIIVSCSCAKLPSSFTKCDRNQSNFQECIPKAVTNALGQLDKPFKEIGLPNMEPLEVPSLTIGAGSGAVRFQQNYKNLKVRGFTQTTCRKFEVNFSEKKISMGCLSPVVIMDFDYEINGQILLLPIFGDGPGSIILDHIKVDIIFQLEEYERKNKKYYKIVNTGLTMSPKLIKFDLKNLFHGDKALGDNVLKVLNENWEEVFADVKSGYEEAFGQIFASIFSRLLEKISISELFGE, encoded by the exons ATGAAGTGTTTTCCGtctattttgtattttattattgtgtcttGCAGTTGTGCTAAATTAC CTTCAAGTTTCACCAAATGTGACAGAAACCAAAGCAATTTCCAAGAATGTATCCCAAAGGCCGTCACAAACGCCCTCGGCCAGTTGGACAAACCGTTCAAAGAAATTGGTTTACCCAACATGGAGCCCTTGGAGGTTCCATCTTTGACCATTGGGGCTGGGTCTGGTGCCGTCAGGTTCCAGCAAAATTACAAGAACCTCAAAGTGAGGGGATTCACCCAAACAACTTGCCGGAAATTTGA agTGAATTTTTCcgagaaaaaaatttcgatgGGTTGTCTCTCTCCAGTGGTTATTATGGACTTTGATTACGAGATCAATGgtcaaattttgttattgCCGATTTTTGGAGACGGCCCTGGTTCTATAATTTTGG ATCACATCAAGGTGGACATAATCTTCCAACTTGAAGAATACGAAAGGAAGAACaagaaatattacaaaatcGTAAACACCGGACTCACGATGAGCCCAAAATTGATCAAATtcgatttgaaaaatttgtttcacgGAGATAAGGCCTTGGGTGATAATGTTCTCAAAGTTTTGAACGAGAATTGGGAGGAAGTTTTCGCCGATGTCAAGTCCGGCTATGAGGAGGCTTTCGGACAGATTTTTGCCTCGATTTTTAGTCGattgcttgaaaaaatttcaattagtGAACTGTTTGgtgaataa